A region from the Afifella aestuarii genome encodes:
- a CDS encoding L,D-transpeptidase family protein, giving the protein MLTFRGLTLRCAIGRTGVTHAKQKREGDGKSPIGRYVFEWCALRPDRRPPMPRSQLPTIVLRRSDGWCDEATSLSYNRAVRLPVSISAEAMWRPDGLYDAVIGLSHNTAPRQRRMGSAIFFHLARPGLQATEGCVAIPRSAMRLILPFLSERTQMVILAPADSGRPKRV; this is encoded by the coding sequence TTGCTGACGTTTCGAGGCCTCACCCTGCGCTGCGCCATCGGCCGCACTGGCGTGACGCACGCCAAGCAGAAGCGCGAAGGCGACGGGAAGAGCCCGATCGGGCGATATGTCTTCGAATGGTGCGCACTGCGGCCCGACAGAAGACCGCCGATGCCGCGCTCGCAGCTTCCGACAATCGTGTTGCGGCGAAGCGACGGCTGGTGCGACGAGGCAACCTCGCTCTCCTACAATCGCGCCGTGCGCCTGCCTGTCAGCATCTCGGCAGAAGCGATGTGGCGACCGGACGGGCTCTATGATGCGGTGATCGGCCTCTCCCACAACACTGCGCCACGGCAGCGACGGATGGGGAGTGCCATCTTCTTCCACCTCGCGCGGCCCGGTCTTCAAGCGACGGAAGGCTGTGTCGCCATACCGCGCTCGGCCATGCGCCTGATCCTGCCGTTTCTGTCGGAGAGGACGCAGATGGTGATCCTGGCGCCGGCAGACTCCGGTCGCCCGAAACGCGTGTGA
- a CDS encoding response regulator transcription factor, which translates to MTARRILIVDDDKELCGALTEQLALYEEFELASATTAAAGIKSAKETHVDLIIMDVELPDMDGREAVKLLRKSGVNVPIVMLTGHDTDSDTVLGLEAGANDYVVKPFRFAVLLARIRAHLRQHEQSEDATFAIGPYTFRPAAKVLLDASGGKVRLTEKETAILKYLYRASEATVSRDTLLSEVWGYNSGVTTHTLETHIYRLRQKIEKDPSNAEILVTEAGGYKLART; encoded by the coding sequence ATGACGGCCAGACGAATTCTCATTGTCGATGATGACAAGGAGCTCTGCGGAGCCTTGACCGAGCAGCTCGCGCTTTACGAGGAGTTCGAGCTCGCTTCGGCAACGACCGCCGCAGCCGGCATCAAGAGCGCCAAGGAAACCCATGTCGACCTCATCATCATGGACGTCGAATTGCCGGATATGGACGGACGAGAAGCCGTCAAATTGCTGCGCAAGAGCGGTGTGAATGTTCCGATCGTGATGCTGACCGGGCACGACACCGATTCCGACACCGTGCTCGGCCTTGAGGCCGGGGCCAATGATTACGTCGTGAAGCCATTTCGTTTCGCCGTCCTCCTTGCCCGCATCCGGGCGCATCTGCGCCAGCACGAACAAAGCGAAGATGCGACCTTTGCCATCGGTCCCTACACGTTTCGTCCCGCCGCAAAAGTCCTCCTCGACGCGTCTGGCGGAAAGGTCCGCCTGACGGAAAAAGAGACCGCGATCTTGAAATATCTCTACCGCGCCAGCGAGGCGACGGTGTCACGTGACACGCTTCTTTCGGAAGTGTGGGGCTACAATTCCGGGGTCACCACCCATACGCTCGAGACCCATATCTACCGCCTCAGGCAGAAGATCGAGAAGGATCCTTCGAACGCCGAGATCCTCGTTACCGAGGCCGGCGGCTACAAGCTTGCACGCACCTAG
- a CDS encoding LolA family protein, protein MRILSKTLAAMAVGVVALGLAAGSAFAFTADQQQALASISAKLANLKTMHGEFIQFGPTGEKSQGKFYIERPGRILFDYDPPSKLKVKSDGKSVLVRDASMKTDDLWPLSKTPLKFLLDDQLNLAKSSRVRGVQVESDLIQVVIVDDAQFGGGTLTLFFDPSTYELRQWTVRDAQGLDTTVALYNVETGRPLSPELFKINYSGVTNRARERSLGD, encoded by the coding sequence ATGCGCATCCTATCGAAGACACTCGCCGCCATGGCCGTCGGCGTCGTGGCGCTCGGCCTCGCCGCCGGCTCCGCCTTTGCCTTCACCGCAGACCAGCAGCAGGCGCTAGCGTCGATCTCGGCCAAGCTCGCCAATCTCAAGACGATGCACGGCGAATTCATCCAGTTCGGCCCGACCGGCGAGAAGAGCCAGGGCAAGTTCTATATCGAGCGTCCCGGCCGGATCCTTTTCGACTACGACCCACCCTCCAAGTTGAAGGTGAAGTCGGACGGCAAATCGGTTCTCGTGCGCGATGCGAGCATGAAGACCGACGATCTGTGGCCTTTGTCCAAGACGCCGCTCAAATTCCTCCTCGACGATCAGCTCAATCTCGCCAAGTCGAGCCGGGTGCGCGGCGTTCAGGTCGAATCCGATCTGATCCAGGTGGTCATCGTCGACGATGCGCAGTTCGGCGGCGGGACGCTCACATTGTTTTTCGATCCGTCCACTTACGAGCTTCGTCAATGGACGGTGCGCGATGCACAGGGCCTCGACACCACGGTCGCGCTCTACAATGTGGAGACCGGCCGACCGCTTTCGCCAGAGCTTTTCAAGATCAACTACAGCGGCGTCACGAACCGGGCGCGTGAGCGGTCTCTTGGTGATTAA
- a CDS encoding P-II family nitrogen regulator yields MKLIIAIIKPFKLDEVREALTELGVQGLTVTEVKGYGRQKGHTEIYRGAEYAVSFLPKLKIEVVVDSANADRVVEAIAAAAKSGQIGDGKIFVVNVEQAVRIRTGETDAEAL; encoded by the coding sequence ATGAAATTGATCATTGCGATCATCAAACCTTTCAAGCTCGACGAGGTGCGTGAAGCCCTCACGGAGCTTGGGGTGCAGGGCCTCACCGTGACGGAAGTGAAGGGTTACGGCCGGCAAAAGGGGCACACGGAAATCTACCGCGGCGCAGAATACGCGGTGAGCTTCCTGCCCAAACTGAAGATCGAGGTCGTCGTCGATTCCGCCAATGCGGATCGGGTGGTGGAGGCGATCGCCGCCGCCGCCAAGAGCGGCCAGATCGGCGACGGCAAAATCTTCGTCGTCAACGTCGAACAGGCGGTGCGCATCCGCACCGGGGAAACCGACGCGGAGGCTCTCTGA
- a CDS encoding FtsK/SpoIIIE family DNA translocase, whose translation MAVRRIVQLAGFVLFLLLAMMVLSLATWKVADPSLSNITDAPVGNLLGAWGANFADLAMQFFGLGIIALLLPPALLALALLRMRVPAQPFQQIGFWLAGTAVTALALACLPVPQSWPLPIGIGGAVGDIMLRLPTWIFGDPLIIGMRAAIGVLATGIGLGLLFAAAKSRPIGDAAHAPMNTPAALDEAEDEDDIDLSDEDAPRGGLSVVAGFVMHHGFSALSAVSRGLRRGSHRAVRAALERSERPATIAGTRHEPSLAASDMPFDAYEEEDYDDEETYEEPQASSLVTAPAPKLKPSRRAKRESQPSLLPSDSYEHPPLHMLADPDPKGSLNHDPAALEKNARALEGVLEDFGVRGEIINVRPGPVVTLYELEPAPGIKSSRVIGLADDIARSMSAIAARVAVIPGRNVIGIELPNARRETVFLKEILGSVDFEKSRARLALALGKTIGGEPVITDLAKMPHLLVAGTTGSGKSVSINTMILSILYRLTPEQCRLILIDPKMLELSVYDGVPHLLTPVVTDPKKAVVALKWTVREMEERYKQMSKVGVRNIDGFNQRIATAKKKGEVIRRTVQTGFDHDSGEAIFETEELELEPMPYIVVIIDEMADLMIVAGKEIEGAVQRLAQMARAAGIHVIMATQRPSVDVITGTIKANFPTRVSFQVTSKIDSRTILGEQGAEQLLGQGDMLFMAGGGRIQRVHGPFVSDEEVEEVVAHLKGQGVPDYRDAITDEEAEGETGWDALAGSDDSNDIYDKAVAIVLRDRKASTSYVQRRLSIGYNRAASIIERMENEGLISAANHAGKREILVGEEAA comes from the coding sequence ATGGCGGTTCGGCGCATCGTGCAGCTGGCGGGCTTCGTGCTCTTCCTTTTGCTGGCGATGATGGTGCTGTCTCTGGCCACCTGGAAGGTCGCAGACCCGAGTCTCTCGAACATCACCGATGCGCCTGTCGGCAATCTCCTAGGGGCATGGGGGGCGAACTTCGCTGACCTCGCCATGCAGTTCTTCGGGCTCGGCATCATCGCGCTCCTTCTGCCGCCCGCGCTTCTGGCGCTGGCGCTTCTGCGCATGCGCGTTCCCGCCCAGCCCTTCCAGCAGATCGGCTTTTGGCTTGCGGGAACGGCCGTTACCGCGCTGGCACTCGCCTGTCTGCCGGTGCCGCAATCATGGCCTCTCCCGATCGGCATCGGCGGCGCCGTCGGCGACATCATGCTGCGCCTGCCGACCTGGATCTTTGGCGATCCTCTCATCATCGGCATGCGCGCGGCGATCGGCGTCCTGGCGACCGGCATCGGCCTTGGCCTTCTCTTTGCCGCTGCGAAGTCCCGTCCGATCGGTGACGCGGCCCATGCGCCGATGAACACCCCCGCAGCCCTTGATGAAGCCGAGGACGAAGACGACATCGACCTCTCCGATGAGGACGCGCCGCGCGGCGGCCTGTCCGTGGTCGCGGGCTTCGTCATGCATCACGGCTTTTCAGCGCTTTCTGCGGTGAGCCGTGGTCTGCGTCGCGGCTCGCATCGCGCCGTGCGCGCAGCGCTGGAACGTTCCGAGCGCCCGGCCACCATCGCGGGCACCCGCCACGAACCTTCGCTGGCCGCAAGCGACATGCCGTTCGACGCCTATGAGGAAGAGGATTACGACGACGAGGAGACCTACGAGGAGCCGCAGGCCTCCTCGCTCGTCACCGCGCCGGCGCCGAAGCTGAAGCCGAGCCGTCGCGCCAAGCGGGAATCGCAGCCGTCGCTTCTGCCCTCAGACAGCTATGAGCACCCGCCCCTGCACATGCTCGCCGATCCGGACCCCAAGGGCAGCCTCAATCACGATCCCGCAGCCCTGGAGAAGAACGCCCGCGCTCTGGAAGGCGTCCTGGAAGACTTCGGCGTGCGCGGCGAGATCATCAATGTGCGCCCCGGACCGGTCGTCACGCTTTACGAGCTTGAGCCCGCGCCCGGCATCAAATCCTCCCGTGTCATCGGCCTCGCCGACGACATCGCCCGCTCCATGAGCGCGATCGCCGCCCGCGTCGCCGTCATCCCCGGGCGCAATGTCATCGGCATCGAATTGCCGAACGCCCGCCGTGAAACCGTCTTCCTCAAGGAGATCCTGGGCTCGGTCGATTTCGAGAAGAGCCGGGCACGTCTGGCGCTCGCGCTCGGCAAGACGATCGGCGGCGAGCCCGTCATCACCGATCTCGCCAAGATGCCTCACCTGCTCGTCGCCGGCACCACGGGCTCCGGTAAATCGGTGTCGATCAACACGATGATTCTGTCGATCCTCTACCGGCTGACGCCCGAGCAGTGCCGCCTGATTCTGATCGATCCGAAGATGCTGGAACTCTCCGTCTATGACGGCGTCCCGCACCTCCTCACCCCCGTCGTCACCGATCCGAAGAAGGCGGTCGTCGCGCTCAAATGGACCGTCCGTGAGATGGAAGAGCGCTACAAGCAGATGTCGAAGGTGGGCGTCCGCAACATCGACGGCTTCAACCAGCGTATCGCCACGGCAAAGAAGAAGGGCGAAGTGATTCGCCGCACTGTGCAGACCGGCTTCGACCACGATTCGGGCGAGGCGATCTTCGAGACAGAGGAACTCGAGCTCGAGCCGATGCCCTATATCGTCGTCATCATCGACGAGATGGCCGATCTCATGATCGTAGCGGGCAAGGAGATCGAAGGCGCCGTGCAGCGTCTCGCCCAGATGGCCCGCGCCGCCGGCATTCATGTCATCATGGCGACGCAGCGCCCCTCGGTCGACGTCATCACCGGCACGATCAAGGCGAACTTCCCGACCCGCGTCTCCTTCCAGGTCACCTCGAAGATCGATTCGCGCACCATCCTTGGTGAGCAGGGCGCCGAACAGCTTCTCGGCCAGGGAGATATGCTCTTCATGGCGGGCGGCGGTCGCATTCAGCGCGTGCACGGCCCCTTCGTCAGCGACGAGGAGGTCGAAGAGGTCGTGGCGCATCTGAAGGGCCAGGGCGTGCCGGATTACCGCGACGCCATCACCGACGAGGAAGCGGAAGGCGAAACGGGTTGGGACGCACTCGCCGGATCCGACGATTCCAACGATATCTACGACAAGGCGGTCGCCATCGTCTTGCGCGACCGCAAGGCCTCGACCTCATATGTCCAGAGGCGGCTTTCGATCGGCTACAACCGCGCCGCTTCCATTATCGAGCGCATGGAAAACGAAGGGCTGATCAGCGCGGCCAACCACGCAGGAAAGCGTGAGATCCTCGTCGGGGAAGAGGCAGCCTGA
- a CDS encoding YggS family pyridoxal phosphate-dependent enzyme yields the protein MDKANKEHEALAEIRRRVDTAAREAGRDPESVTLVAVSKTFDVDEIEPVIAAGQRVFGENRVQEAAGKWPALREATPDVTLHLIGPLQSNKASQAVELFDAIHSVDRDKIAGAIAKEIAAQGRSPELFVQVNTGEEPQKAGIAPRETADFVRRCRDVHGLEISGLMCIPPFEEAPGPHFALLAKLAGELGLKKLSMGMSADFETAIALGATHVRVGSAIFGSRPRP from the coding sequence ATGGACAAGGCAAACAAAGAGCACGAGGCGTTGGCTGAGATCAGACGCCGGGTGGATACGGCGGCGCGTGAGGCGGGCCGTGATCCTGAAAGCGTGACGCTGGTCGCCGTCAGCAAAACCTTCGATGTGGACGAGATCGAGCCCGTCATCGCCGCTGGCCAGCGCGTCTTCGGCGAGAACCGCGTGCAGGAGGCGGCGGGGAAATGGCCGGCCTTGCGTGAAGCGACGCCGGACGTGACGCTGCATCTGATCGGGCCATTGCAATCGAATAAGGCTTCCCAGGCCGTGGAGCTTTTCGACGCCATCCATTCCGTCGACCGCGACAAGATTGCTGGAGCGATTGCCAAGGAGATCGCGGCCCAGGGTCGATCGCCGGAGCTCTTCGTTCAGGTCAACACCGGCGAGGAGCCGCAGAAGGCGGGCATTGCGCCGCGGGAGACGGCAGATTTCGTCCGACGCTGTCGCGATGTACACGGGCTTGAGATCTCAGGCCTCATGTGCATTCCGCCGTTCGAGGAGGCGCCCGGTCCGCATTTCGCGCTCCTGGCAAAGCTTGCCGGCGAGCTCGGTCTCAAGAAGCTCTCGATGGGCATGAGCGCCGATTTCGAGACGGCGATCGCGCTCGGCGCGACCCATGTGCGCGTCGGCAGCGCGATCTTCGGCTCAAGGCCGCGTCCCTGA
- a CDS encoding cyclic nucleotide-binding domain-containing protein yields the protein MSLGSDVQLLHESAFFRGFEDDHLRLIAFSAESRHVRKDEVVVEAGRPQHSAYLVSDGLLLARSDRRGGEEEGRPARRFERGALIGDLALITEMKAHETIVAAENSSVLQIRRSMFKRLLDEYPDIAEALRDKLTEGLADTVEEIKRAGLRLGTAGS from the coding sequence GTGAGCCTCGGATCCGACGTCCAGCTCCTGCACGAATCCGCCTTCTTCAGGGGCTTCGAGGACGATCATCTGCGCTTGATCGCCTTCTCGGCGGAAAGCCGGCATGTGCGCAAAGACGAGGTCGTGGTGGAAGCTGGGCGGCCGCAGCACTCGGCCTATCTCGTCAGTGACGGCCTCCTCCTTGCGCGCAGTGACCGCCGGGGCGGCGAGGAAGAGGGACGACCGGCGCGGCGCTTCGAGCGAGGCGCCCTCATCGGCGATCTCGCACTCATCACCGAAATGAAGGCGCACGAGACCATCGTCGCAGCGGAAAATTCCAGCGTGCTGCAGATCCGCCGGTCGATGTTCAAGCGGCTTCTCGACGAATATCCCGATATCGCCGAAGCCTTGCGCGACAAGCTGACGGAAGGGCTTGCCGACACGGTCGAGGAGATCAAACGGGCCGGGCTACGCCTCGGCACTGCGGGATCATAA
- the leuS gene encoding leucine--tRNA ligase: protein MTASTERYNPRNVEAYWQSIWEERGLFRCSNEDPRPKYYVLEMFPYPSGRIHIGHTRNYTMGDVVARYRRARGYNVLHPMGWDAFGMPAENAAMQNKVHPKEWTYANIATMRDQLKLMGFSIDWSREFATCDVDYYAQQQRLFLDFLEAGLVKRKSAKVNWDPVDQTVLANEQVIDGRGWRSGAVVEQRELTQWFFAISDYADDLLEELKGLTRWPEKVRVMQEKWIGRSEGLKVRFEFADETPADEDYLEVFTTRPDTLFGAAFMALSPDHPLAAKLAATDEKAAAFIAECHRRGTSAEAIETAEKSGYDTGLRVRHPFIEGAVLPVYIANFVLMGYGTGAIFGCPAHDQRDLDFANRYGLPVKPVVKPEDADPENFAVTDEAYTGPGRLFHSDFLDGMTIEEGKDEVARRLEARTVGDGPQAAREVNFRLRDWGISRQRYWGCPIPMIHCESCGSVPVPVADLPVQLPDDIDFDKPGNPLDRHPTWKNVDCPKCGKPARRETDTMDTFVDSSWYFARFTAPKADTPTIPDVADAWLPVDQYIGGIEHAILHLLYSRFFVRAMQKTGHLDLKEPFAGLFTQGMVVHETYREPNGPFLPPEDVIVEETAGARRARHAKTGAAVEIGPIEKMSKSKRNTVGPEEISRNYGADTARWFMLSDSPPERDVQWSAAGVEGAHRFVQRVWRLVTSAQDALPPAGSALPSSFSEADEALRRATHAAIRDVTDAIENLRFNRAIAFVHDLANQIGGHDSGDRDSGRWAHREALEALVLLSAPFMPHLAEACWQTLGHDKLVAETAWPEADAALLREDEVTLPLQVNGKKRDDLVVARDASKETIEAAALASETVQRFLEGRPPRKVIVVPGRIVNVVG from the coding sequence ATGACTGCGTCAACAGAGCGTTATAATCCCCGAAACGTCGAGGCTTACTGGCAATCCATCTGGGAGGAGCGCGGCCTTTTTCGCTGCTCCAACGAGGATCCACGGCCCAAATATTATGTCCTGGAGATGTTCCCGTATCCGTCGGGACGCATCCATATCGGTCACACCCGCAACTACACGATGGGCGATGTGGTCGCCCGCTATCGGCGTGCCCGCGGCTACAACGTGCTGCACCCGATGGGCTGGGACGCCTTCGGCATGCCGGCGGAGAACGCCGCCATGCAGAACAAGGTCCATCCCAAGGAATGGACCTACGCGAACATCGCCACGATGCGCGACCAGCTGAAGCTGATGGGCTTTTCGATCGACTGGTCCCGGGAGTTCGCCACCTGCGACGTGGATTATTACGCCCAGCAGCAGCGGCTTTTCCTGGATTTCCTGGAAGCCGGCCTCGTCAAGCGCAAGAGCGCCAAGGTGAACTGGGATCCCGTCGACCAGACCGTGCTCGCCAACGAGCAGGTGATCGACGGCCGCGGCTGGCGCTCGGGAGCCGTCGTCGAGCAGCGGGAGCTGACGCAGTGGTTCTTCGCCATCTCCGATTACGCCGACGATCTTCTCGAAGAGCTGAAGGGCTTGACGCGTTGGCCGGAAAAAGTCCGTGTCATGCAGGAGAAGTGGATCGGCCGCTCCGAAGGCCTGAAGGTCCGCTTCGAATTTGCCGACGAGACGCCCGCCGACGAAGATTACCTTGAAGTCTTCACCACGCGGCCGGACACCCTCTTCGGCGCCGCCTTCATGGCGCTCTCGCCCGATCATCCGCTCGCGGCAAAGCTCGCGGCGACGGACGAGAAGGCCGCCGCCTTCATCGCCGAATGTCATCGCCGCGGCACGTCCGCGGAGGCGATCGAAACGGCGGAGAAAAGTGGCTACGACACGGGTCTCAGGGTCCGCCATCCCTTCATCGAGGGAGCGGTCCTTCCCGTCTACATCGCCAATTTCGTTCTGATGGGTTACGGCACCGGCGCGATCTTCGGATGCCCCGCGCATGATCAGCGCGACCTCGATTTCGCCAACCGCTACGGCCTGCCGGTCAAGCCGGTGGTGAAGCCGGAAGACGCCGATCCTGAAAACTTCGCCGTTACGGACGAAGCCTATACCGGGCCTGGACGCCTGTTCCATTCCGACTTCCTCGACGGCATGACGATCGAGGAAGGCAAGGACGAGGTCGCTCGTCGCCTGGAAGCCCGCACGGTTGGGGACGGCCCTCAGGCAGCCCGTGAAGTCAACTTCAGGTTGCGCGATTGGGGCATTTCTAGGCAGCGTTATTGGGGTTGCCCGATCCCGATGATCCATTGCGAGAGCTGCGGATCGGTGCCGGTGCCCGTTGCCGATCTGCCGGTCCAACTCCCGGACGACATCGATTTCGACAAGCCCGGCAACCCGCTCGACCGTCATCCGACCTGGAAGAATGTCGACTGCCCGAAATGCGGCAAGCCTGCCCGGCGCGAAACCGACACGATGGACACCTTCGTGGATTCCTCGTGGTATTTCGCCCGCTTTACGGCGCCGAAGGCCGACACGCCGACCATTCCGGATGTCGCCGACGCCTGGCTTCCGGTCGATCAGTATATCGGCGGTATCGAGCACGCGATCCTGCATCTTCTCTATTCCCGCTTCTTCGTGCGGGCCATGCAGAAGACCGGCCATCTCGACCTGAAAGAGCCGTTTGCCGGCCTCTTCACGCAGGGCATGGTGGTGCACGAAACCTATCGCGAACCGAATGGCCCGTTCCTTCCGCCTGAAGATGTGATTGTGGAAGAGACGGCCGGGGCGCGGCGCGCGAGACATGCGAAGACCGGTGCGGCCGTCGAGATCGGTCCCATCGAGAAAATGTCGAAGTCGAAACGCAACACGGTCGGTCCTGAAGAGATCAGCCGCAACTATGGCGCCGACACCGCCCGCTGGTTCATGCTGTCGGACTCCCCGCCTGAACGCGACGTCCAATGGTCGGCAGCGGGCGTCGAAGGCGCCCATCGCTTCGTGCAGCGCGTCTGGCGGCTCGTGACCTCGGCCCAAGACGCTCTGCCGCCGGCCGGGTCGGCTCTGCCATCGAGCTTCAGCGAAGCTGACGAGGCCCTGAGACGTGCCACACATGCCGCAATCCGCGATGTGACCGACGCGATCGAGAACCTGCGCTTCAACCGCGCCATCGCCTTTGTCCACGATCTGGCGAACCAGATCGGCGGCCACGATAGCGGCGATCGCGACTCGGGTCGGTGGGCTCACAGGGAGGCCCTGGAGGCCCTCGTACTCTTGAGCGCACCCTTCATGCCGCATTTGGCGGAAGCCTGCTGGCAGACGCTCGGGCACGACAAGCTCGTCGCCGAAACGGCCTGGCCAGAGGCCGATGCAGCTCTTCTCCGCGAGGACGAAGTCACCCTCCCCTTGCAGGTGAACGGCAAAAAGCGCGACGATCTCGTCGTCGCCAGGGACGCTTCGAAAGAGACGATTGAGGCGGCTGCACTTGCCTCTGAGACGGTCCAGCGGTTTCTGGAAGGTCGTCCCCCACGCAAGGTGATCGTCGTTCCTGGGAGGATCGTGAATGTGGTCGGCTAG
- the xth gene encoding exodeoxyribonuclease III: protein MSLSIATWNINSVRLRIGLILQFLAEHQPDVLCLQETKCPDALFPEKAFREAGYPHLALSGQKGYNGVAIVSRRPLFGVDRNHFCDRIDCRHIEAKVESGQQHVTLHNFYVPAGGDEPDPDKNVKFAHKLAFIEELTQAAERLAQPGSILVGDLNIAPLETDVWSHRQLLKVVSHTPVETEGLLRFQAAGPWVDVMRRFVPPEEKLFTWWSYRSPNWEASDRGRRLDHIWAATDVAARAQGIKVIKEARGWERPSDHVPVIATFAEA from the coding sequence ATGTCACTCTCAATCGCCACCTGGAACATCAATTCGGTGCGCCTGCGCATCGGTCTCATTCTTCAGTTTCTTGCCGAGCATCAGCCGGATGTGCTCTGCCTGCAGGAAACCAAATGCCCGGACGCCCTCTTCCCGGAGAAGGCCTTCCGCGAGGCGGGCTACCCCCACCTCGCCCTCTCCGGGCAGAAGGGCTACAACGGCGTCGCCATCGTCTCGCGCCGTCCCCTCTTCGGCGTCGATCGCAATCATTTCTGCGACCGCATCGATTGCCGTCACATCGAGGCAAAGGTCGAGTCCGGCCAGCAGCATGTGACGTTGCACAATTTCTACGTCCCGGCGGGTGGCGACGAGCCGGACCCCGACAAGAACGTGAAATTTGCCCACAAGCTCGCCTTCATCGAGGAATTGACGCAGGCCGCAGAAAGGCTGGCGCAGCCGGGCTCGATCCTTGTGGGGGATCTCAACATCGCCCCCCTCGAGACCGATGTCTGGTCTCACCGCCAGCTCCTGAAAGTCGTGAGTCACACCCCTGTCGAAACGGAGGGGCTCCTGCGCTTCCAGGCGGCCGGCCCGTGGGTCGACGTCATGCGCCGCTTCGTGCCGCCGGAAGAGAAGCTCTTCACCTGGTGGAGCTATCGCTCGCCCAATTGGGAAGCCTCGGACCGTGGGAGACGTCTCGATCATATCTGGGCGGCAACCGATGTGGCCGCCCGTGCGCAAGGCATCAAGGTCATCAAGGAAGCGCGCGGCTGGGAACGTCCCTCCGACCACGTGCCCGTGATCGCGACCTTCGCCGAAGCCTGA
- a CDS encoding ammonium transporter has translation MKNKHWLKAVPAIAAIAAIAAVQPALAQDAAAPAAEAAPAADAAAIAFTFNTFSFLVTGFLVMWMAAGFAMLEAGLVRSKNVSMQCLKNIGLYSVAGLMFWVIGYNLMYMNVDGGYFGVPIPKAIPDPASETSGDYAAASDWFFQMVFCATAASIVSGTLAERIKLWPFMIFTVILTGIIYPITGSWQWGGGWLSEMGFSDFAGSTLVHSVGGWCALTGAVILGARRGKFGPNGAVHPFPGSSIPLATLGTFILWLGWFGFNGGSQLALDGFENASAISRIFVNTNLAAASGVVVAMILTQVVYKKVDVTMALNGALAGLVSITAEPLAPSVPTALFVGAVGGLIVVLVVPLLDKLKIDDVVGAIPVHLVAGIWGTIIVPLSNADTNYVTQAIGIASIGVFCVVVSTIIWLVLKFTVGLRVSEEEEALGLDAVEIGVEAYPEFGVGSQRV, from the coding sequence ATGAAGAACAAACACTGGCTTAAGGCGGTGCCGGCGATTGCGGCCATTGCCGCCATCGCCGCCGTGCAGCCGGCCCTGGCACAGGACGCTGCAGCGCCTGCGGCCGAGGCTGCTCCGGCCGCCGATGCGGCGGCTATCGCTTTCACCTTCAACACGTTTTCTTTCCTCGTCACGGGCTTCCTCGTGATGTGGATGGCAGCAGGCTTCGCCATGCTGGAGGCGGGGCTCGTACGCTCCAAGAACGTCTCCATGCAGTGCCTCAAGAACATCGGCCTCTACTCGGTCGCCGGCCTGATGTTCTGGGTGATCGGCTACAACCTCATGTACATGAACGTGGACGGCGGCTATTTCGGCGTCCCGATCCCGAAGGCGATCCCGGATCCGGCCAGTGAGACGAGCGGCGATTATGCGGCTGCGTCAGACTGGTTCTTCCAGATGGTCTTCTGCGCCACCGCAGCCTCCATCGTCTCCGGCACGCTCGCCGAGCGCATCAAGCTGTGGCCGTTCATGATCTTCACCGTGATCCTGACCGGCATCATCTATCCGATCACCGGCTCCTGGCAGTGGGGCGGTGGCTGGCTGTCCGAGATGGGCTTCTCCGACTTCGCGGGTTCCACGCTCGTCCACTCCGTCGGTGGCTGGTGTGCCCTGACCGGCGCGGTCATTCTGGGCGCCCGCCGCGGCAAGTTCGGGCCGAACGGCGCCGTGCACCCCTTCCCCGGCTCCTCGATCCCGCTCGCCACGCTCGGCACGTTCATTCTCTGGCTCGGCTGGTTCGGCTTCAACGGCGGCTCCCAGCTTGCCCTTGACGGCTTCGAGAACGCCTCCGCGATCTCGCGCATCTTCGTCAACACCAACCTCGCCGCCGCGTCGGGCGTCGTGGTGGCGATGATCCTGACCCAGGTCGTCTACAAGAAGGTCGACGTGACGATGGCCCTCAACGGCGCCCTCGCCGGTCTCGTCTCGATCACGGCCGAACCGCTCGCCCCCTCCGTGCCGACCGCTCTCTTCGTCGGTGCCGTCGGTGGCCTCATCGTGGTCCTGGTCGTGCCGCTCCTCGACAAGCTGAAGATCGACGACGTCGTCGGTGCCATCCCGGTCCACCTCGTCGCCGGCATCTGGGGCACGATCATCGTGCCGCTGTCCAACGCCGACACGAACTACGTCACCCAGGCGATCGGCATCGCCTCGATCGGCGTCTTCTGCGTCGTCGTCAGCACCATCATCTGGCTCGTCCTCAAATTCACCGTCGGCCTCAGGGTCAGCGAGGAAGAAGAGGCTCTGGGTCTCGACGCGGTGGAAATCGGCGTCGAAGCCTACCCGGAATTCGGCGTCGGCTCGCAGCGCGTCTAA